In Nitrospirota bacterium, the DNA window ACAGACTGTCCGGCAATTGGTCTCAGAACCAGATGTAATGATGCAGACTATGAAAATTCCCACCGGCAGGCCTAATGATTGTTTCTTTTCTGCTTCGCCCACACCCTCTTGAGGTTCCTGGCTGCACACGCCAGGTCTAATTCGATATTTGCATTTTTCAAGCCCTTCAAAACAAAGTCTTCCAATCCAAGGTGTTTTTTCAAGTCGCCTATGGTTGGCTCTACAGTTTGTCTCCTGAGTTTGTACGTTTCCTTTGCTGCCTCAGTCGCCATTTTACGTTCCATCCCTGTCCTGAGTTCCAAATTTGGAGTTATCTTGAGAATGCGAATTCCTTTTTCGCTGCGCGTGCATGCTTTTTGGTGTGGGCAGGCTTGACATCCCTCTGCCTTGTAAAAAAGATACTCGTTACCTTTTGTCTTGTCGAATCTGCGTGACAGGAACCTTACTGCATTTCCATTAGGACATGTGAATTCATCTGCATCGCGGCGGTATTTGAAATTGCCAGATGAAAAGGGGCCTGGTTTCTTTTTTGGAGGAGGCACATATAAATCAACTGCCTTGACAGCCGCATATTCTATGTTTTCTGTGCTGTAGTAGCCATTGTCAGCATTCAATTTTGTGCCGGGGGGCAACCCATCAAGATTTTGTTCAGTTTGCTCTACCTGTGAAATCAGCTGGTTGGTATCTGTTTCATCCTGCGTAGCCTCGCATGCAAGGACAAATCCCTCCCTATCAGTTGTTATCTGAGCATTGTAGGAGAATTCAATTCGTTTCTTTTTGTTGGGCATGAATCTGCTCTCCGGGTCTGTGGTGCTGACCTTGGCAAGATTATTTTTTGCCATTTCTTCTTCTGCCGTTTTGAGTTTTTGCTTTATTTTGGCAGTTGCTTTATTCCCCCTCTCCTTTGTCTTCTCGATATATTGTTTCACAAGGCTTTGGATTTTCTTTTTGCTTGCCTCTGGCAGCTGGTCGCTGCCACGGAGATTTTTGAATTGCCTGTCTTCAACAACGTCCTGCTGCGCCCATGCCTGCAATTCCCCTTCAACAAACCCGAGCAGCACCTCTATCTCCTTCTTTGTCAGCGTATTGCGGTTGGAAGCAGATGCTTTTATCTTTGTCCCATCTGTGGAAAGGCAGGACAGGTTTACCATGCCAAGCTTCTTTGCAAGAACGATTGTTTGTTTGAATGCCTCCTTTATCAGCCTCGGATTGTCTTTTCGAAAATCGCTGATGGTCCTGAAATCGGGGGCTAGTTTTTCTGCCAAGTACATGTAGGCAATGTTTTCACGTGCACATCGTGCAAGTTTTCGCGATGA includes these proteins:
- a CDS encoding IS1182 family transposase — protein: MAYVKSLKNQQWLLPPSIEELIPEDHICFLVESLVESMDYSSFDEKYSGPGHPAYHPRILLKLLIMGILDKIRSSRKLARCARENIAYMYLAEKLAPDFRTISDFRKDNPRLIKEAFKQTIVLAKKLGMVNLSCLSTDGTKIKASASNRNTLTKKEIEVLLGFVEGELQAWAQQDVVEDRQFKNLRGSDQLPEASKKKIQSLVKQYIEKTKERGNKATAKIKQKLKTAEEEMAKNNLAKVSTTDPESRFMPNKKKRIEFSYNAQITTDREGFVLACEATQDETDTNQLISQVEQTEQNLDGLPPGTKLNADNGYYSTENIEYAAVKAVDLYVPPPKKKPGPFSSGNFKYRRDADEFTCPNGNAVRFLSRRFDKTKGNEYLFYKAEGCQACPHQKACTRSEKGIRILKITPNLELRTGMERKMATEAAKETYKLRRQTVEPTIGDLKKHLGLEDFVLKGLKNANIELDLACAARNLKRVWAKQKRNNH